TGTCATACTCGACGTGCAGTTCCATTCGTTTTAAACGTTTTTTATCCCAAGAAAAATGTATTCATTTGTTCTTTAGAATGTTTATTCTGAACCTCATTACGTGAAGATTTGTATTAAATGCATAATGTAATCCTTTCATAAGTATATATTATTTGTTGCCTCCAAGACAAGCAAATTGATTGTGATTAAACTTTCAATCTTTTCTTCATTAATAAATAGAAGCCACAGAGGAGGAGAAATAGAATCAAAAGGGAGAAACCGAAACACAATATAAACATTCAAACTATGATCTTCTTTGTCTTGTTTGCTTTTCTTCTCCATCATCTCTATGTCACTCTTCGTCACCTTCCTCATTTTCACCGTTCTGTCATCGTGACGAACAGTTGGATCGTAGCCGTGCTCGCGGCAGATCACTTGCCAGAACTTGGCACCGGTCTGATCACCGTACGGGCCACCCTTGGTCTCACTCATGTTCCTGTCAATAGATACGAAGCTTTGTATCTAGGGTTTTTGGAAATGATGAATCCTTTGATATCTATGGAATCGAATAAATAATAAATAGTGTGGTTTTTTTAGATTTTTTCGTGAACCCATTTCTTACCACTTGGGCTTACTGAACCGAATAACTAAACAAAACGGGCCCATAAATTTTGTGTAAACCGGTCCGGTCCACAACGGGAGAGACACGTGTCAGTCGAAGAAACTGATTCAAAATCGTTTTCCTTATAGTTCCTCGGATCGAAGCGAAGCATAACGGAGAGATCTCTCTTGCCCTCAAAAATGGTAACTCCAGATCCGTCCAAGTGTTCTCCATCACCTCAAATTTGATCGCTTTTTTTTCACTTACGTTACGATCTCCGTTTTAATGTTGTTATTTTAGGCGGCGAAAGCGATTGCGAGTATATCTCCAAAGGCAGGCTTATTACTACTACCATTTACATCTCCAGCTTCTTCTTCTTGGTCGTTTTTTAGTATTGTCGTTACCAAAACCTTCGAACCCGAAGTCAGAAGGAGGAGAGTCCATGTCCTGAAAGTAGATATTTCCATTAAAGGGGGATCCAGATTTTGACGGATGTTTTTTTTTGGGTTTGAAAAGTGTTTGACTTTATGTTTAGATGTGAAATCAAACTTGAAAGCTCCCAAGTGTTTGAATTTCGATGGTTCTGGTTTCAGACGTTTATATAAAAAAAGGTTTATTTGTCTGCCGAGAGAGAAGATGGTTTGTGCACAGACGAGGCAGGTTGTTTTTCACACTCTGAAACTCTACTATACTCTGAAAATCAAACTTGAAAGCTCCCAAGTGTTTGACTTTATGTTTAGATGAGAAATAAAACTTGTCCAAGAACAAGCCTGCGTCACTTAAGCACTTGACTTTGGTGGAACCAGGGAACAAGTTCCTGAACTCATCGTAACGTAGGATAGCTGCTAAACCACCACCTGAGCATCCAGAGAGAAGTGCCTGACACAACATTAACAGTTCATAAGAAACTACTCTTAGTCTTTGATCCTGAAGTGTAGATTAAGAGAAGTTCTTAAGTGTCAAACCTGGTCGGCGTATCNNNNNNNNNNNNNNNNNNNNNNNNNNNNNNNNNNNNNNNNNNNNNNNNNNNNNNNNNNNNNNNNNNNNNNNNNNNNNNNNNNNNNNNNNNNNNNNNNNNNNNNNNNNNNNNNNNNNNNNNNNNNNNNNNNNNNNNNNNNNNNNNNNNNNNNNNNNNNNNNNNNNNNNNNNNNNNNNNNNNNNNNNNNNNNNNNNNNNNNNNNNNNNNNNNNNNNNNNNNNNNNNNNNNNNNNNNNNNNNNNNNNNNNNNNNNNNNNNNNNNNNNNNNNNNNNNNNNNNNNNNNNNNNNNNNNNNNNNNNNNNNNNNNNNNNNNNNNNNNNNNTTTCTTTTTTTTTTTTTTTTTTTAGTTTTTCAAAAAATAAACTCATGTAAAGACAAAAAGAAAAACATGTTTGATTTAGGCGTTATAACTATATCAGACGATCATTAGAGCATGTTTATTGCAGGTCTCTTAGGTCGGATCTCTTATCGTAATATAAGATACGATCTCTTAACTTTTAACTAAAAAAAGCTAAGAGACGTCTCTTATATCTCTTATTAAGAGACGTTTCTTATATCTCTTATTAAGAGACGTCTCTTAGAGACCGTATCTTATATTACGCTAAGAGATCCAATTTAAGAGATCTACAATAAACATGCTCTTAACCCTATAACCTCATTTTGGTTTCTTAATAACTTGTTTAATAATAAAAATTAGTTAAAAACTTTAGTTAAGAAACACTTAGTTTTTATGCTCCATTGAGAGTTTTTTAATTAAGGATTCTTAAAAAAAATATTAAACATTGTTTTATTAAAATTTAAAATTAATTTTATTTATAAATTAAAATTGGTTTACAAAACTAAAACCAGAAAAAAACTTAAACCTAAGCTAAACCATAAAGTTGATTTGCTCGACGAGGTTTGGCAATGAGCAAAGCATGAGTTTATGAACAAACCGTTCTGTCTAGACATTGAGAAGCCCTTAACTACTCTCAGCATCTGATCCCTGAAACCTTGCAAGAACCGCATTTGACCAGGTGTGCACTTTCCATGGTTGAGTCTACAGTCATGCCAAAACCCACTAGGATCTGCTGATGTTGGAGCTATGCTGCTTTGTATCTGATTATAACAAAACTTGTAATGTGAGCATAACCATCAAAGGACCAATACCTAAGCAATTGTAATGCTCCTTACCTGCCATGTATCATATGCAGCGTTGACAATGAAAAGTGGAGTTTTCATCTGACTGATCAGATTGTCTGGGAAGAAACACTGCAAAGAACAAAAAGGGAGTTTCATAAACTACTACAAGACTTGGATTCATTTTGCAACAATCATCAGGAAGAGAGAATGTACTACCGAAGTTGGATCAAGATGGTTTGTGCACAGACGAGGCAGGTTGTTTTTCACACTCTGAAACTCTACTATACCATTGTATAAGTTCCTGATTGTTTGTCAGAAACCAAACCAGTTAATCACAGGAATAGTTTTTACAAAGACTTGGAGTTAGAGAGAAATAAAACTTGTCCAAGAACAAGCCTGCGTCACTTAAGCACTTGACTTTGGTGGAACCAGGGAACAAGTTCCTGAACTCATCGTAACGTAGGATAGCTGCTAAACCACCACCTGAGCATCCAGAGAGAAGTGCCTGACACAACATTAACAGTTCATAAGAAACTACTCTTAGTCTTTGATCACGAAGTGTAGACTAAAAAAAGATTAAGTGTCAAACCTGGCCGGCGTATCTCATTCCATTGGCCTTTAAATCATCTATGGCTGCTCTTCAGATACGCTCTCCTCTAAACTGAAGCTGTGCAGCCTGTAAAAAAAGTTTTAAACAAAAGCTAAGAAGATGCTCAAATGTACAGAACTAAAAACAAAGCCTCTATTAACTCAATAGTGTAATGATTCTAACCTCATTCTGACCATCTCCACTGAAAGAAGCACCATCACAGTAACAAAGCTTAACTCTATTCCAATTGAAAAAGTCTACAAAAAATCAAGCACATGGCAATGAGGATTAATGATTCTCAAAATTACTGATATGGTCACATGAACAAAAATTTTAGAGACAACCTGGATTTTCTTGAGCTTTATCACTTAATATTCCTGTAAACTGAACCTCTTTCTCCATGTAGTTAGATGATCCATGATAGAGACACAGTTCACCTGCGTAAGCAAATCAAAGCATATAAAAAAACTGATACAATACAAACCTACTTTTGATTAAGAGGAAGCTTCCCTTCAGTGTTGAGCTTCTTCAGGAGATAAGCAAGGGCTTGTCCTTTTTCACTTTTTGAACCTTACTCTTGTCAATGAAAAAGCTAACCTCGTTTGGTCTCTGGTCACACTCTCTCTGCATCAAGTGATTGAACTTTGGTCACTTAACATAGAGTATATAGCAATTTATACATAGTGGTTGCAACAGGCTTTTACGGATCAGAGGATCCAAGCTCCGGCTCTCCGGATTCCGATCCTGAATCCGAAACCGGTCCTTGATTCTCAATCGGATCTAACGTACAGATTCAATAGCGGCATCGATCTTGACCTTAGATCGCTTGGTGGGGCATGTAGACGAAGAAGACGGTTCAGAGGATGAGGAAGAAGAACAT
This sequence is a window from Brassica oleracea var. oleracea cultivar TO1000 chromosome C1, BOL, whole genome shotgun sequence. Protein-coding genes within it:
- the LOC106310850 gene encoding pectin acetylesterase 12-like isoform X1, whose amino-acid sequence is MRYAGQALLSGCSGGGLAAILRYDEFRNLFPGSTKVKCLSDAGLFLDKNLYNGIVEFQSVKNNLPRLCTNHLDPTSCFFPDNLISQMKTPLFIVNAAYDTWQIQSSIAPTSADPSGFWHDCRLNHGKCTPGQMRFLQGFRDQMLRVVKGFSMSRQNGLFINSCFAHCQTSSSKSTLWFSLGLSFFLVLVL
- the LOC106310850 gene encoding pectin acetylesterase 12-like isoform X2 → MRYAGQALLSGCSGGGLAAILRYDEFRNLFPGSTKVKNLYNGIVEFQSVKNNLPRLCTNHLDPTSCFFPDNLISQMKTPLFIVNAAYDTWQIQSSIAPTSADPSGFWHDCRLNHGKCTPGQMRFLQGFRDQMLRVVKGFSMSRQNGLFINSCFAHCQTSSSKSTLWFSLGLSFFLVLVL